A window of Calliopsis andreniformis isolate RMS-2024a chromosome 3, iyCalAndr_principal, whole genome shotgun sequence contains these coding sequences:
- the LOC143176975 gene encoding uncharacterized protein LOC143176975 isoform X4, whose amino-acid sequence MFDELARRGNGYSDHVVLPTVLQKRLSLVSHRGSIFGQYCTDMSKSQQEEAMTDQSRVESIVEVVVADEITREKENNIYETLESSQQEDRTDCTIEEKPYRRESNRLTPLRYNRRCRNADRPLSGSSVASSTSSSGCSNQGNTCNVNPYLASVESLADTCASSQGSGDSGVVTVSESNCRIGNDGSGQRRNSAEEDPLLYKPRYCDPHRNPMERVLLEIVDTEAIYVEHLRQIIQGYLIFWRNDPASFAHQMQLSDLFSNIEDIFEFNREFLKEIEKCGLDPVCMANTFIKHNSGFKVYTEYCTNYPRTVSVLTDLMGQEETAHAFRERQAALGHALPLGSFLLKPVQRILKYHLLLENLSKEYGADCELRENEAEGRKAIEEALAAMTGIAKHINAMKRRHEHAVRVQEIQSLLYGWPGPDLTTSGELVAEGRFRMRGAKAPRHAFLFDRMLLLTKKKEDGLLVYKAHIMCSNLMLIESIPGEPLSFHVIPFDNPRLQYTLQARNLEQKREWTLQIKRVILENYNAVIPSHARQLVLQLGQTQPEDDALADKGSAKKQYSAPPEYLEKRKQERERRRSETGLRQRFKKNGRKSETTNEDSPASPRKNQNEDSINDRDQGLRTSDGRGSKVKDRFTGWRRKSEPGFQSYVSLNQSDEEQKEDTCDTGSATVETECAITENDHHPCNSPTYETKENTEQQSQAQTVEEIVGHILMQNQEFQKLLEKQRTNSILNVRQQQRFNKRISADTSDDSDSENVNYITEKANNNRMLSRARITQRDRLVTTNNTWNSLSSSRDHQPALQLFYDNLNKKESNKLAENSLKNKINRVQEKKALFEAFKKQSIVTESKIIKTALRIRENSTSKSDEPVLTPTSKESNAQIVENDNEISVNGDCLCPENSQEITESNKGFGNYDNLQHVWEGLQEEKDIDGNDSPTRPAVWLTKRCEGLPTSPQKCGSLPRSFQINPNSNQNVTKTRFLQRDGKPMSERPFTIASDKPAEINLEDMERYASSCQPQGRIAKFPTSASTSTSTFFCSLDETLTDAYSEIHMSSTNTNIHPDHKIYRANVSGSAIFKNVLSKAGNRLQGLRNTMSTETLECSEELERTKYFRSLSTGELQTRGSFLSIINKEAPG is encoded by the exons ATAGACGATGCAGGAACGCTGATAGGCCGCTTTCTGGGAGCTCCGTAGCCTCCAGCACCTCGTCCAGTGGCTGCAGCAACCAGGGGAATACGTGCAATGTTAATCCTTATTTGGCGTCCGTCGAGTCCCTGGCTGATACCTGCGCCAGTTCTCAAG GTTCTGGAGACAGCGGAGTGGTGACAGTTTCGGAGTCGAATTGTCGGATTGGAAACGATGGCAGTGGTCAAAGGAGAAATAGCGCAGAGGAGGATCCACTGTTATATAAACCACGTTACTGCGATCCTCATCGAAATCCTATGGAAAGGGTGCTCCTCGAAATTGTTGATACCGAAGCGATATATGTGGAACATCTACGACAGATTATTCAA GGTTACCTTATATTTTGGAGAAACGATCCGGCATCGTTTGCGCATCAAATGCAATTGAGTGACTTATTTAGTAATATCGAAGATATTTTTGAATTCAATAG AGAATTCCTTAAAGAAATAGAAAAGTGTGGCTTGGACCCTGTTTGCATGGCAAACACATTTATAAAGCACAACTCAGGATTTAAAGTGTATACAGAGTATTGTACTAATTATCCAAG GACAGTTTCTGTTTTGACTGATCTAATGGGTCAAGAAGAAACTGCACATGCATTTCGAGAGAGGCAAGCAGCTTTGGGACACGCGTTACCTCTTGGATCATTTCTTTTGAAACCTGTTCAAAGGATTCTCAAGTACCATTTACTTTTAGAG AATTTATCGAAGGAGTATGGagcagactgtgaattgagagaaAATGAGGCTGAAGGAAGAAAGGCGATCGAAGAAGCTTTAGCTGCGATGACTGGCATTGCTAAGCATATTAATGCAATGAAGAGAAGACACGAGCACGCCGTGCGTGTTCAAGAGATACAGTCACTTCTTTATGGTTGGCCTGGTCCAGATTTAACTACCAGCGGAGAATTAGTCGCAGAGGGTCGATTCAGAATGCGAGGAGCAAAAGCTCCTAGACACGCTTTCTTGTTTGACCGTATGCTTCTACTTACCAAGAAGAAAGAAGATGGACTTCTAGTTTACAAAGCTCATATTATG TGTTCGAACTTAATGCTCATCGAGAGCATACCAGGAGAACCACTTAGTTTTCACGTGATTCCATTTGATAATCCTCGTCTGCAGTATACTTTACAG gcACGAAATTTGGAACAAAAGAGAGAATGGACTCTACAAATAAAGAGGGTAATTCTTGAAAATTACAATGCAGTCATACCTTCCCATGCAAGACAGTTAGTTTTACAACTTGGCCAGACGCAACCAGAag ACGACGCTTTAGCTGATAAAGGATCAGCAAAAAAACAATATTCTGCGCCACCGGAGTACTTAGAGAAACGTAAGCAGGAAAGAGAAAGGAGGAGATCTGAGACTGGACTTAGACAGAGATTTAAGAAAAATGGCAGAAAGTCTGAGACTACAAATGAG GATTCTCCAGCATCCCCAAGAAAGAATCAGAATGAGGACTCTATCAACGACAGAGATCAAGGTCTCAGAACTTCAGATGGACGCGGATCGAAAGTTAAG GATCGCTTTACCGGATGGAGGAGAAAATCTGAACCAGGTTTCCAATCCTACGTATCTCTCAATCAATCTGATGAGGAGCAAAAAGAGGATACGTGTGACACTGGATCTGCTACAGTGGAAACTGAGTGCGCCATAACTGAAAATGACCATCATCCATGTAATTCTCCAACATACGAAACCAAAGAGAACACCGAGCAACAATCTCAAGCGCAAACGGTTGAAGAAATAGTGGGTCATATCCTGATGCAGAATCAAGAATTTCAGAAGCTCCTCGAGAAACAGCGAACGAACAGTATTCTCAACGTCAGACAACAGCAGCGTTTCAACAAACGCATCTCTGCAGACACTTCCGATGACAGCGACTCTGAAAATGTTAATTATATCACTGAAAAAGCAAATAATAACAGAATGTTATCACGTGCCCGCATAACACAACGAGACCGACTGGTTACAACGAATAACACCTGGAACTCGTTATCCTCTTCCAGAGATCATCAACCTGCGTTACAACTATTTTATGACAACCTAAACAAGAAAGAGAGCAACAAACTAGCTGAGAATagtctaaaaaataaaataaatcgtgTGCAGGAGAAAAAGGCACTATTTGAAGCATTCAAAAAGCAAAGCATTGTTACAGAGAGCAAAATCATTAAGACTGCACTTAGGATAAGAGAGAATTCAACGTCCAAGAGCGATGAACCTGTTCTGACACCCACTTCAAAGGAATCAAATGCACAAATTGTGGAGAACGACAACGAAATATCTGTGAATGGTGACTGTCTGTGTCCAGAAAATTCCCAAGAGATCACAGAGTCTAACAAAGGGTTTGGGAACTACGACAATCTGCAACATGTTTGGGAAGGTCTGCAGGAAGAAAAGGATATAGACGGAAACGACAGCCCGACTCGGCCAGCGGTTTGGCTAACGAAACGTTGCGAAGGACTACCTACTTCTCCTCAAAAGTGTGGCTCCCTTCCACGCAGTTTTCAAATCAATCCCAACTCGAATCAAAATGTGACCAAAACACGATTCTTGCAGAGAGACGGAAAGCCGATGAGCGAGAGACCTTTCACGATAGCCTCGGACAAGCCTGCTGAGATCAATTTGGAGGACATGGAAAGGTACGCCTCCAGCTGTCAGCCTCAGGGAAGAATTGCCAAGTTTCCTACATCTGCCTCTACTTCCACTTCGACATTCTTCTGCTCCTTGGATGAAACATTAACCGATGCTTATTCCGAAATCCATATGTCTTCTACGAACACCAACATCCATCCGGATCACAAAATTTATAGGGCAAACGTAAGTGGCAGCGCTATATTCAAAAATGTCCTTTCAAAAGCGGGAAATCGTCTGCAAGGCTTAAGGAACACGATGAGTACGGAGACTCTAGAATGTAGCGAGGAGCTTGAACGAACCAAGTATTTTCGTTCCCTCAGTACAG GGGAACTTCAGACCAGAGGATCCTTTCTCTCTATTATAAACAAGGAAGCGCCAGGCTAG
- the LOC143176975 gene encoding uncharacterized protein LOC143176975 isoform X3 yields the protein MFDELARRGNGYSDHVVLPTVLQKRLSLVSHRGSIFGQYCTDMSKSQQEEAMTDQSRVESIVEVVVADEITREKENNIYETLESSQQEDRTDCTIEEKPYRRESNRLTPLRYNRRCRNADRPLSGSSVASSTSSSGCSNQGNTCNVNPYLASVESLADTCASSQGSGDSGVVTVSESNCRIGNDGSGQRRNSAEEDPLLYKPRYCDPHRNPMERVLLEIVDTEAIYVEHLRQIIQGYLIFWRNDPASFAHQMQLSDLFSNIEDIFEFNREFLKEIEKCGLDPVCMANTFIKHNSGFKVYTEYCTNYPRTVSVLTDLMGQEETAHAFRERQAALGHALPLGSFLLKPVQRILKYHLLLENLSKEYGADCELRENEAEGRKAIEEALAAMTGIAKHINAMKRRHEHAVRVQEIQSLLYGWPGPDLTTSGELVAEGRFRMRGAKAPRHAFLFDRMLLLTKKKEDGLLVYKAHIMCSNLMLIESIPGEPLSFHVIPFDNPRLQYTLQARNLEQKREWTLQIKRVILENYNAVIPSHARQLVLQLGQTQPEDDALADKGSAKKQYSAPPEYLEKRKQERERRRSETGLRQRFKKNGRKSETTNEDSPASPRKNQNEDSINDRDQGLRTSDGRGSKVKDRFTGWRRKSEPGFQSYVSLNQSDEEQKEDTCDTGSATVETECAITENDHHPCNSPTYETKENTEQQSQAQTVEEIVGHILMQNQEFQKLLEKQRTNSILNVRQQQRFNKRISADTSDDSDSENVNYITEKANNNRMLSRARITQRDRLVTTNNTWNSLSSSRDHQPALQLFYDNLNKKESNKLAENSLKNKINRVQEKKALFEAFKKQSIVTESKIIKTALRIRENSTSKSDEPVLTPTSKESNAQIVENDNEISVNGDCLCPENSQEITESNKGFGNYDNLQHVWEGLQEEKDIDGNDSPTRPAVWLTKRCEGLPTSPQKCGSLPRSFQINPNSNQNVTKTRFLQRDGKPMSERPFTIASDKPAEINLEDMERYASSCQPQGRIAKFPTSASTSTSTFFCSLDETLTDAYSEIHMSSTNTNIHPDHKIYRANVSGSAIFKNVLSKAGNRLQGLRNTMSTETLECSEELERTKYFRSLSTGCAARGTSDQRILSLYYKQGSARLGARIAQSDYADPTILFSESKRLGQMANSSTQAKEEKKEDESMENRESETDSFYEKSFETIENYVDADVDDTFRDSAIFSDIEEVLVAKPLSNQNPEECASFTSKIAPPIPAKKKTDLTLVNSQAYSATMKCKPSVAQKPNHLKVKSTVRKQKLDCRSSLKSPVTESTTCQYPKDSIHNNYLENGSEERDDVSAGQSQAGWVRKIVGQLQGHIET from the exons ATAGACGATGCAGGAACGCTGATAGGCCGCTTTCTGGGAGCTCCGTAGCCTCCAGCACCTCGTCCAGTGGCTGCAGCAACCAGGGGAATACGTGCAATGTTAATCCTTATTTGGCGTCCGTCGAGTCCCTGGCTGATACCTGCGCCAGTTCTCAAG GTTCTGGAGACAGCGGAGTGGTGACAGTTTCGGAGTCGAATTGTCGGATTGGAAACGATGGCAGTGGTCAAAGGAGAAATAGCGCAGAGGAGGATCCACTGTTATATAAACCACGTTACTGCGATCCTCATCGAAATCCTATGGAAAGGGTGCTCCTCGAAATTGTTGATACCGAAGCGATATATGTGGAACATCTACGACAGATTATTCAA GGTTACCTTATATTTTGGAGAAACGATCCGGCATCGTTTGCGCATCAAATGCAATTGAGTGACTTATTTAGTAATATCGAAGATATTTTTGAATTCAATAG AGAATTCCTTAAAGAAATAGAAAAGTGTGGCTTGGACCCTGTTTGCATGGCAAACACATTTATAAAGCACAACTCAGGATTTAAAGTGTATACAGAGTATTGTACTAATTATCCAAG GACAGTTTCTGTTTTGACTGATCTAATGGGTCAAGAAGAAACTGCACATGCATTTCGAGAGAGGCAAGCAGCTTTGGGACACGCGTTACCTCTTGGATCATTTCTTTTGAAACCTGTTCAAAGGATTCTCAAGTACCATTTACTTTTAGAG AATTTATCGAAGGAGTATGGagcagactgtgaattgagagaaAATGAGGCTGAAGGAAGAAAGGCGATCGAAGAAGCTTTAGCTGCGATGACTGGCATTGCTAAGCATATTAATGCAATGAAGAGAAGACACGAGCACGCCGTGCGTGTTCAAGAGATACAGTCACTTCTTTATGGTTGGCCTGGTCCAGATTTAACTACCAGCGGAGAATTAGTCGCAGAGGGTCGATTCAGAATGCGAGGAGCAAAAGCTCCTAGACACGCTTTCTTGTTTGACCGTATGCTTCTACTTACCAAGAAGAAAGAAGATGGACTTCTAGTTTACAAAGCTCATATTATG TGTTCGAACTTAATGCTCATCGAGAGCATACCAGGAGAACCACTTAGTTTTCACGTGATTCCATTTGATAATCCTCGTCTGCAGTATACTTTACAG gcACGAAATTTGGAACAAAAGAGAGAATGGACTCTACAAATAAAGAGGGTAATTCTTGAAAATTACAATGCAGTCATACCTTCCCATGCAAGACAGTTAGTTTTACAACTTGGCCAGACGCAACCAGAag ACGACGCTTTAGCTGATAAAGGATCAGCAAAAAAACAATATTCTGCGCCACCGGAGTACTTAGAGAAACGTAAGCAGGAAAGAGAAAGGAGGAGATCTGAGACTGGACTTAGACAGAGATTTAAGAAAAATGGCAGAAAGTCTGAGACTACAAATGAG GATTCTCCAGCATCCCCAAGAAAGAATCAGAATGAGGACTCTATCAACGACAGAGATCAAGGTCTCAGAACTTCAGATGGACGCGGATCGAAAGTTAAG GATCGCTTTACCGGATGGAGGAGAAAATCTGAACCAGGTTTCCAATCCTACGTATCTCTCAATCAATCTGATGAGGAGCAAAAAGAGGATACGTGTGACACTGGATCTGCTACAGTGGAAACTGAGTGCGCCATAACTGAAAATGACCATCATCCATGTAATTCTCCAACATACGAAACCAAAGAGAACACCGAGCAACAATCTCAAGCGCAAACGGTTGAAGAAATAGTGGGTCATATCCTGATGCAGAATCAAGAATTTCAGAAGCTCCTCGAGAAACAGCGAACGAACAGTATTCTCAACGTCAGACAACAGCAGCGTTTCAACAAACGCATCTCTGCAGACACTTCCGATGACAGCGACTCTGAAAATGTTAATTATATCACTGAAAAAGCAAATAATAACAGAATGTTATCACGTGCCCGCATAACACAACGAGACCGACTGGTTACAACGAATAACACCTGGAACTCGTTATCCTCTTCCAGAGATCATCAACCTGCGTTACAACTATTTTATGACAACCTAAACAAGAAAGAGAGCAACAAACTAGCTGAGAATagtctaaaaaataaaataaatcgtgTGCAGGAGAAAAAGGCACTATTTGAAGCATTCAAAAAGCAAAGCATTGTTACAGAGAGCAAAATCATTAAGACTGCACTTAGGATAAGAGAGAATTCAACGTCCAAGAGCGATGAACCTGTTCTGACACCCACTTCAAAGGAATCAAATGCACAAATTGTGGAGAACGACAACGAAATATCTGTGAATGGTGACTGTCTGTGTCCAGAAAATTCCCAAGAGATCACAGAGTCTAACAAAGGGTTTGGGAACTACGACAATCTGCAACATGTTTGGGAAGGTCTGCAGGAAGAAAAGGATATAGACGGAAACGACAGCCCGACTCGGCCAGCGGTTTGGCTAACGAAACGTTGCGAAGGACTACCTACTTCTCCTCAAAAGTGTGGCTCCCTTCCACGCAGTTTTCAAATCAATCCCAACTCGAATCAAAATGTGACCAAAACACGATTCTTGCAGAGAGACGGAAAGCCGATGAGCGAGAGACCTTTCACGATAGCCTCGGACAAGCCTGCTGAGATCAATTTGGAGGACATGGAAAGGTACGCCTCCAGCTGTCAGCCTCAGGGAAGAATTGCCAAGTTTCCTACATCTGCCTCTACTTCCACTTCGACATTCTTCTGCTCCTTGGATGAAACATTAACCGATGCTTATTCCGAAATCCATATGTCTTCTACGAACACCAACATCCATCCGGATCACAAAATTTATAGGGCAAACGTAAGTGGCAGCGCTATATTCAAAAATGTCCTTTCAAAAGCGGGAAATCGTCTGCAAGGCTTAAGGAACACGATGAGTACGGAGACTCTAGAATGTAGCGAGGAGCTTGAACGAACCAAGTATTTTCGTTCCCTCAGTACAG GCTGCGCTGCTAGGGGAACTTCAGACCAGAGGATCCTTTCTCTCTATTATAAACAAGGAAGCGCCAGGCTAGGTGCTCGAATCGCTCAGTCTGACTATGCAGATCCTACAATACTGTTCTCTGAGAGTAAGAGACTTGGACAAATGGCAAATAGTTCAACACAAGCCAAGGAAGAGAAGAAGGAAGATGAGAGCATGGAGAATAGAGAGAGCGAAACAGACAGCTTTTACGAGAAGTCCTTtgaaacgattgagaattatgttGATGCGGATGTGGACGATACGTTCCGGGACAGTGCAATATTTAGCGACATAGAAGAAGTGTTGGTGGCGAAGCCGCTTTCTAATCAAAATCCAGAAGAATGCGCATCTTTCACAAGCAAAATCGCCCCACCAATTCCTGCAAAGAAAAAAACAGACTTAACTCTAGTGAATTCTCAGGCATACAGTGCAACGATGAAGTGCAAACCGAGTGTTGCTCAGAAGCCTAACCACTTAAAGGTGAAGTCAACGGTCCGAAAGCAAAAATTGGATTGTAGAAGTTCATTAAAATCTCCTGTGACTGAAAGTACTACGTGTCAATATCCCAAGGACAGTATACATAATAATTATCTGGAAAACGGTAGTGAAGAAAGAGATGATGTATCGGCTGGACAAAGCCAGGCTGGATGGGTACGGAAGATTGTGGGTCAGTTACAAGGTCACATCGAAACGTAA
- the LOC143176975 gene encoding uncharacterized protein LOC143176975 isoform X2 — protein sequence MFDELARRGNGYSDHVVLPTVLQKRLSLVSHRGSIFGQYCTDMSKSQQEEAMTDQSRVESIVEVVVADEITREKENNIYETLESSQQEDRTDCTIEEKPYRRESNRLTPLRYNRRCRNADRPLSGSSVASSTSSSGCSNQGNTCNVNPYLASVESLADTCASSQGSGDSGVVTVSESNCRIGNDGSGQRRNSAEEDPLLYKPRYCDPHRNPMERVLLEIVDTEAIYVEHLRQIIQGYLIFWRNDPASFAHQMQLSDLFSNIEDIFEFNREFLKEIEKCGLDPVCMANTFIKHNSGFKVYTEYCTNYPRTVSVLTDLMGQEETAHAFRERQAALGHALPLGSFLLKPVQRILKYHLLLENLSKEYGADCELRENEAEGRKAIEEALAAMTGIAKHINAMKRRHEHAVRVQEIQSLLYGWPGPDLTTSGELVAEGRFRMRGAKAPRHAFLFDRMLLLTKKKEDGLLVYKAHIMCSNLMLIESIPGEPLSFHVIPFDNPRLQYTLQARNLEQKREWTLQIKRVILENYNAVIPSHARQLVLQLGQTQPEDDALADKGSAKKQYSAPPEYLEKRKQERERRRSETGLRQRFKKNGRKSETTNEDSPASPRKNQNEDSINDRDQGLRTSDGRGSKVKDRFTGWRRKSEPGFQSYVSLNQSDEEQKEDTCDTGSATVETECAITENDHHPCNSPTYETKENTEQQSQAQTVEEIVGHILMQNQEFQKLLEKQRTNSILNVRQQQRFNKRISADTSDDSDSENVNYITEKANNNRMLSRARITQRDRLVTTNNTWNSLSSSRDHQPALQLFYDNLNKKESNKLAENSLKNKINRVQEKKALFEAFKKQSIVTESKIIKTALRIRENSTSKSDEPVLTPTSKESNAQIVENDNEISVNGDCLCPENSQEITESNKGFGNYDNLQHVWEGLQEEKDIDGNDSPTRPAVWLTKRCEGLPTSPQKCGSLPRSFQINPNSNQNVTKTRFLQRDGKPMSERPFTIASDKPAEINLEDMERYASSCQPQGRIAKFPTSASTSTSTFFCSLDETLTDAYSEIHMSSTNTNIHPDHKIYRANVSGSAIFKNVLSKAGNRLQGLRNTMSTETLECSEELERTKYFRSLSTELVGCAARGTSDQRILSLYYKQGSARLGARIAQSDYADPTILFSESKRLGQMANSSTQAKEEKKEDESMENRESETDSFYEKSFETIENYVDADVDDTFRDSAIFSDIEEVLVAKPLSNQNPEECASFTSKIAPPIPAKKKTDLTLVNSQAYSATMKCKPSVAQKPNHLKVKSTVRKQKLDCRSSLKSPVTESTTCQYPKDSIHNNYLENGSEERDDVSAGQSQAGWVRKIVGQLQGHIET from the exons ATAGACGATGCAGGAACGCTGATAGGCCGCTTTCTGGGAGCTCCGTAGCCTCCAGCACCTCGTCCAGTGGCTGCAGCAACCAGGGGAATACGTGCAATGTTAATCCTTATTTGGCGTCCGTCGAGTCCCTGGCTGATACCTGCGCCAGTTCTCAAG GTTCTGGAGACAGCGGAGTGGTGACAGTTTCGGAGTCGAATTGTCGGATTGGAAACGATGGCAGTGGTCAAAGGAGAAATAGCGCAGAGGAGGATCCACTGTTATATAAACCACGTTACTGCGATCCTCATCGAAATCCTATGGAAAGGGTGCTCCTCGAAATTGTTGATACCGAAGCGATATATGTGGAACATCTACGACAGATTATTCAA GGTTACCTTATATTTTGGAGAAACGATCCGGCATCGTTTGCGCATCAAATGCAATTGAGTGACTTATTTAGTAATATCGAAGATATTTTTGAATTCAATAG AGAATTCCTTAAAGAAATAGAAAAGTGTGGCTTGGACCCTGTTTGCATGGCAAACACATTTATAAAGCACAACTCAGGATTTAAAGTGTATACAGAGTATTGTACTAATTATCCAAG GACAGTTTCTGTTTTGACTGATCTAATGGGTCAAGAAGAAACTGCACATGCATTTCGAGAGAGGCAAGCAGCTTTGGGACACGCGTTACCTCTTGGATCATTTCTTTTGAAACCTGTTCAAAGGATTCTCAAGTACCATTTACTTTTAGAG AATTTATCGAAGGAGTATGGagcagactgtgaattgagagaaAATGAGGCTGAAGGAAGAAAGGCGATCGAAGAAGCTTTAGCTGCGATGACTGGCATTGCTAAGCATATTAATGCAATGAAGAGAAGACACGAGCACGCCGTGCGTGTTCAAGAGATACAGTCACTTCTTTATGGTTGGCCTGGTCCAGATTTAACTACCAGCGGAGAATTAGTCGCAGAGGGTCGATTCAGAATGCGAGGAGCAAAAGCTCCTAGACACGCTTTCTTGTTTGACCGTATGCTTCTACTTACCAAGAAGAAAGAAGATGGACTTCTAGTTTACAAAGCTCATATTATG TGTTCGAACTTAATGCTCATCGAGAGCATACCAGGAGAACCACTTAGTTTTCACGTGATTCCATTTGATAATCCTCGTCTGCAGTATACTTTACAG gcACGAAATTTGGAACAAAAGAGAGAATGGACTCTACAAATAAAGAGGGTAATTCTTGAAAATTACAATGCAGTCATACCTTCCCATGCAAGACAGTTAGTTTTACAACTTGGCCAGACGCAACCAGAag ACGACGCTTTAGCTGATAAAGGATCAGCAAAAAAACAATATTCTGCGCCACCGGAGTACTTAGAGAAACGTAAGCAGGAAAGAGAAAGGAGGAGATCTGAGACTGGACTTAGACAGAGATTTAAGAAAAATGGCAGAAAGTCTGAGACTACAAATGAG GATTCTCCAGCATCCCCAAGAAAGAATCAGAATGAGGACTCTATCAACGACAGAGATCAAGGTCTCAGAACTTCAGATGGACGCGGATCGAAAGTTAAG GATCGCTTTACCGGATGGAGGAGAAAATCTGAACCAGGTTTCCAATCCTACGTATCTCTCAATCAATCTGATGAGGAGCAAAAAGAGGATACGTGTGACACTGGATCTGCTACAGTGGAAACTGAGTGCGCCATAACTGAAAATGACCATCATCCATGTAATTCTCCAACATACGAAACCAAAGAGAACACCGAGCAACAATCTCAAGCGCAAACGGTTGAAGAAATAGTGGGTCATATCCTGATGCAGAATCAAGAATTTCAGAAGCTCCTCGAGAAACAGCGAACGAACAGTATTCTCAACGTCAGACAACAGCAGCGTTTCAACAAACGCATCTCTGCAGACACTTCCGATGACAGCGACTCTGAAAATGTTAATTATATCACTGAAAAAGCAAATAATAACAGAATGTTATCACGTGCCCGCATAACACAACGAGACCGACTGGTTACAACGAATAACACCTGGAACTCGTTATCCTCTTCCAGAGATCATCAACCTGCGTTACAACTATTTTATGACAACCTAAACAAGAAAGAGAGCAACAAACTAGCTGAGAATagtctaaaaaataaaataaatcgtgTGCAGGAGAAAAAGGCACTATTTGAAGCATTCAAAAAGCAAAGCATTGTTACAGAGAGCAAAATCATTAAGACTGCACTTAGGATAAGAGAGAATTCAACGTCCAAGAGCGATGAACCTGTTCTGACACCCACTTCAAAGGAATCAAATGCACAAATTGTGGAGAACGACAACGAAATATCTGTGAATGGTGACTGTCTGTGTCCAGAAAATTCCCAAGAGATCACAGAGTCTAACAAAGGGTTTGGGAACTACGACAATCTGCAACATGTTTGGGAAGGTCTGCAGGAAGAAAAGGATATAGACGGAAACGACAGCCCGACTCGGCCAGCGGTTTGGCTAACGAAACGTTGCGAAGGACTACCTACTTCTCCTCAAAAGTGTGGCTCCCTTCCACGCAGTTTTCAAATCAATCCCAACTCGAATCAAAATGTGACCAAAACACGATTCTTGCAGAGAGACGGAAAGCCGATGAGCGAGAGACCTTTCACGATAGCCTCGGACAAGCCTGCTGAGATCAATTTGGAGGACATGGAAAGGTACGCCTCCAGCTGTCAGCCTCAGGGAAGAATTGCCAAGTTTCCTACATCTGCCTCTACTTCCACTTCGACATTCTTCTGCTCCTTGGATGAAACATTAACCGATGCTTATTCCGAAATCCATATGTCTTCTACGAACACCAACATCCATCCGGATCACAAAATTTATAGGGCAAACGTAAGTGGCAGCGCTATATTCAAAAATGTCCTTTCAAAAGCGGGAAATCGTCTGCAAGGCTTAAGGAACACGATGAGTACGGAGACTCTAGAATGTAGCGAGGAGCTTGAACGAACCAAGTATTTTCGTTCCCTCAGTACAG AGCTTGTAGGCTGCGCTGCTAGGGGAACTTCAGACCAGAGGATCCTTTCTCTCTATTATAAACAAGGAAGCGCCAGGCTAGGTGCTCGAATCGCTCAGTCTGACTATGCAGATCCTACAATACTGTTCTCTGAGAGTAAGAGACTTGGACAAATGGCAAATAGTTCAACACAAGCCAAGGAAGAGAAGAAGGAAGATGAGAGCATGGAGAATAGAGAGAGCGAAACAGACAGCTTTTACGAGAAGTCCTTtgaaacgattgagaattatgttGATGCGGATGTGGACGATACGTTCCGGGACAGTGCAATATTTAGCGACATAGAAGAAGTGTTGGTGGCGAAGCCGCTTTCTAATCAAAATCCAGAAGAATGCGCATCTTTCACAAGCAAAATCGCCCCACCAATTCCTGCAAAGAAAAAAACAGACTTAACTCTAGTGAATTCTCAGGCATACAGTGCAACGATGAAGTGCAAACCGAGTGTTGCTCAGAAGCCTAACCACTTAAAGGTGAAGTCAACGGTCCGAAAGCAAAAATTGGATTGTAGAAGTTCATTAAAATCTCCTGTGACTGAAAGTACTACGTGTCAATATCCCAAGGACAGTATACATAATAATTATCTGGAAAACGGTAGTGAAGAAAGAGATGATGTATCGGCTGGACAAAGCCAGGCTGGATGGGTACGGAAGATTGTGGGTCAGTTACAAGGTCACATCGAAACGTAA